The Sporomusa termitida genome has a window encoding:
- a CDS encoding DUF2905 domain-containing protein has product MPGGFDSFGKLLMVTGAVLLVAGLVFHFGGKFLSLGRLPGDIHIERGNFSFHFPLVTSILLSIIVTIILNLITRK; this is encoded by the coding sequence ATGCCCGGAGGCTTTGATTCGTTCGGCAAGCTGCTGATGGTGACAGGGGCTGTGCTGCTTGTTGCCGGCCTGGTATTTCATTTTGGCGGCAAATTTTTGAGTCTGGGCCGGCTGCCGGGCGATATACATATTGAACGCGGTAATTTCAGCTTTCACTTTCCCCTGGTAACTTCTATTCTACTGAGCATTATTGTGACAATCATCCTGAACCTGATAACAAGAAAATAG
- the queA gene encoding tRNA preQ1(34) S-adenosylmethionine ribosyltransferase-isomerase QueA, with protein sequence MLVSDFAYYLPEELIAQHPVEPRDQSRLLLLDRQTGRIEHKQFFNLPQFLQPGDTLVFNDTRVIPARLLGVKPETGGKIEVFLLNRTTKDEWEVLVKPGKRAKPGTVIEFGSALRCEVVSATEFGGRIVRFDYQGIFEEILDVLGETPLPPYIKARLTDKERYQTVYARERGSAAAPTAGLHFTRGLMEKLRAMGVNLAFVTLHVGLGTFRPVAVENITDHVMHKEYYSVPAATAMVVNNTLAAGNRVIAVGTTAVRTLETAGGNGRLEPGSGWTEIFIYPGYKFNIVKAMITNFHLPQSTLLMLISALAGRENIFNAYREAVDKRYRFFSFGDAMFII encoded by the coding sequence ATGCTGGTTTCAGATTTTGCTTACTATTTGCCGGAGGAATTAATTGCCCAACACCCGGTAGAGCCGCGCGACCAATCCCGGCTGCTGCTGCTGGACAGGCAGACCGGGCGGATTGAACATAAACAGTTTTTTAACCTGCCGCAATTTTTACAACCAGGGGATACCCTGGTTTTTAATGATACCCGGGTAATTCCAGCCAGGCTGCTGGGGGTTAAGCCCGAAACCGGGGGTAAAATTGAGGTCTTTTTATTAAACCGGACAACAAAAGATGAGTGGGAAGTGCTAGTCAAACCCGGTAAACGGGCCAAACCGGGAACGGTTATTGAATTTGGTTCGGCCTTACGGTGTGAAGTGGTGTCTGCTACTGAATTTGGCGGCCGTATTGTCAGGTTTGATTATCAGGGGATTTTTGAAGAAATCCTTGATGTGCTGGGGGAGACGCCTTTGCCGCCGTATATCAAAGCCCGGCTGACAGATAAAGAACGTTATCAGACTGTCTATGCCCGGGAGCGGGGATCGGCTGCGGCCCCTACCGCCGGGCTTCATTTTACTCGCGGCCTTATGGAAAAACTCCGGGCTATGGGGGTTAATCTGGCTTTTGTTACTCTGCATGTGGGGCTGGGGACGTTCCGGCCGGTAGCGGTGGAAAATATTACCGACCATGTAATGCATAAAGAGTATTATTCGGTACCGGCCGCAACGGCTATGGTTGTGAATAATACCCTGGCGGCAGGCAACAGGGTGATTGCCGTCGGCACCACCGCCGTGCGGACCTTGGAGACGGCCGGGGGGAACGGCCGTCTGGAGCCTGGCAGCGGCTGGACGGAGATATTTATTTACCCCGGTTATAAGTTTAACATTGTTAAAGCGATGATCACCAATTTTCACCTTCCCCAATCGACCCTGTTGATGCTGATCAGCGCCCTGGCCGGGCGGGAGAACATTTTTAACGCGTACCGGGAAGCTGTCGATAAGCGGTATCGTTTTTTCAGCTTTGGTGACGCCATGTTTATTATCTGA
- the ruvB gene encoding Holliday junction branch migration DNA helicase RuvB, with product MEPGELEVDSWQYSLRPRRLVEYIGQDQVKNNLSIFVQAALARGEALDHVLLYGPPGLGKTTLAGIVANELGVNFRITSGPAIERPGDLASLLTNLGEKDVLFIDEIHRLSRVVEEVLYSAMEDYALDIIIGKGPSARSIRLDLPKFTLIGATTKAGALAAPLRDRFGVICRLEYYKAEHLVCIVNRAAEILKVDIEPRGAQEIARRSRGTPRIANRLLKRVRDFAQVTSNGIITDALADKALELLEVDKRGLDKTDRNMLAAIIKKFNGGPVGLDTLAAAISEETETIEDVYEPFLLQMGFIARTPRGRIATPAAYAHLNLAYDEKNNSQEKLW from the coding sequence ATGGAGCCCGGCGAGCTGGAGGTTGACTCATGGCAGTATAGTCTGCGGCCCCGGCGCCTAGTCGAATATATTGGCCAGGATCAGGTAAAAAATAATCTCTCAATATTTGTTCAGGCCGCACTGGCCAGAGGCGAAGCGCTTGACCATGTATTGTTATACGGTCCGCCCGGCCTGGGGAAAACTACCCTGGCGGGCATCGTCGCCAACGAACTTGGCGTTAATTTCCGGATTACATCAGGTCCGGCGATTGAGCGCCCTGGTGACCTGGCTTCATTGCTAACCAATCTGGGCGAGAAGGATGTACTGTTTATTGACGAGATCCACCGCCTGTCCCGGGTGGTAGAAGAAGTTTTGTATTCAGCAATGGAAGATTATGCCCTTGACATTATTATTGGCAAAGGCCCGTCGGCCCGCTCCATTCGTCTGGATTTACCCAAATTTACGCTGATCGGGGCGACAACCAAAGCCGGCGCTCTGGCGGCACCGCTGCGTGACAGATTTGGGGTAATTTGTCGTCTGGAGTATTATAAAGCAGAGCATTTGGTATGTATCGTCAACAGAGCCGCTGAAATTCTTAAAGTAGACATTGAACCGCGGGGGGCGCAGGAGATTGCCCGGCGTTCACGCGGCACACCCCGCATTGCCAACCGTCTCCTGAAACGGGTACGTGATTTTGCCCAGGTAACCAGTAATGGCATCATCACCGATGCCCTGGCCGACAAAGCGCTGGAACTGTTAGAAGTAGATAAGCGCGGTCTCGATAAAACCGACCGAAACATGCTGGCCGCTATTATTAAAAAGTTTAACGGCGGGCCGGTTGGCCTGGATACCCTGGCTGCGGCCATTAGTGAGGAAACAGAGACGATTGAAGATGTATATGAACCGTTTTTGCTGCAAATGGGTTTTATTGCCAGGACGCCGCGGGGGCGGATAGCCACGCCGGCTGCCTATGCGCATCTCAATCTTGCCTATGATGAGAAAAATAATTCCCAGGAAAAATTGTGGTAG
- a CDS encoding SpoIIE family protein phosphatase yields the protein MQRLHAEVGLAQLSKVGEELCGDNVDIVRTPAATIIVMSDGLGSGVKANILATLTTKIATVMLKRGIPLADVVNTIAETLPVCRQRKIAYSTLHIIKIAPNGQATVVEFDCPETFLVRNGKVLKFPTHEKLVSGKTIREGELWLQPQDILVAVTDGVLHAGIGGLLKLGWGWKGVAGQIERECDETSDAEIIGQHLINCCEGYYVGRPGDDSTALVIKMRYPQQLTLFTGPPADAGRDEEYVTRLLAETGKKVVAGGTTAQIVSKISNCPLTVDLTCQDPQIPPIGYIDGIDLVTEGVLTLHAAADRLTMTKNLRSTHKKDGATLLAKLLLAADKIKIFAGLAVNPAHQNPGFPLQMNIKSQVLKKLKAVLEAKGKEVVIEWI from the coding sequence ATGCAGCGGCTTCATGCCGAGGTCGGCTTAGCCCAATTATCTAAAGTCGGTGAAGAATTATGCGGTGATAATGTTGACATTGTCAGAACGCCGGCAGCAACAATTATCGTCATGTCCGACGGGCTTGGCAGCGGTGTCAAAGCCAATATCTTAGCTACCTTGACTACCAAAATTGCTACGGTTATGCTTAAACGCGGCATCCCCCTGGCGGATGTGGTAAACACGATTGCGGAAACACTGCCGGTATGCCGGCAGCGTAAGATTGCCTACTCGACCCTGCATATCATAAAAATTGCTCCGAACGGACAAGCAACGGTTGTCGAGTTTGACTGCCCCGAAACCTTTCTGGTACGTAATGGCAAGGTTCTTAAGTTCCCTACCCATGAGAAGCTGGTAAGCGGCAAGACGATCCGGGAAGGCGAGCTTTGGCTCCAGCCCCAGGATATATTAGTCGCTGTAACCGACGGTGTGCTTCATGCCGGCATTGGCGGCCTGCTCAAATTAGGCTGGGGCTGGAAGGGGGTAGCAGGCCAAATCGAAAGGGAATGTGATGAAACAAGTGATGCTGAAATCATCGGCCAACACCTGATAAATTGTTGTGAAGGCTACTATGTCGGCCGGCCTGGTGACGATTCAACCGCTTTAGTGATAAAAATGCGTTACCCCCAGCAATTGACGTTATTTACCGGACCGCCCGCCGATGCCGGGCGTGACGAAGAGTATGTCACGCGGCTGCTGGCCGAAACGGGAAAAAAAGTGGTCGCCGGCGGGACTACTGCTCAAATCGTCAGTAAAATAAGCAATTGTCCGCTTACGGTGGATTTGACCTGCCAGGACCCGCAGATTCCGCCCATCGGCTATATTGACGGGATCGATTTAGTGACAGAGGGTGTGCTGACGTTGCATGCCGCAGCTGACCGGTTGACAATGACGAAAAACCTGCGCAGTACCCATAAGAAAGATGGGGCTACCTTATTGGCCAAATTGCTGCTGGCGGCTGACAAAATTAAGATTTTTGCCGGTTTGGCCGTTAATCCGGCTCACCAGAATCCAGGTTTTCCGCTGCAGATGAATATCAAATCCCAGGTACTGAAAAAATTAAAAGCCGTATTAGAAGCTAAAGGCAAAGAGGTAGTCATTGAGTGGATTTAA
- the ruvC gene encoding crossover junction endodeoxyribonuclease RuvC: protein MIALGIDPGTAICGYGLVEAQGSRIRALTYGVVETTPDMAGAMRLKKVHQEIDLLIKQYNPDIMGVEQLFMNKNVRTVMAVGQARGVILLAAAQNALKLAEYTPLQVKQAVTGYGKATKEQVIYMTQRLLNLPGKPHPDDAADALAVAICTIHCGNINRMRITNDRLC from the coding sequence ATGATAGCATTAGGAATCGACCCCGGCACAGCGATCTGTGGTTATGGATTGGTCGAGGCACAAGGCAGCAGAATAAGAGCGCTTACCTATGGTGTTGTTGAAACTACGCCGGACATGGCGGGCGCGATGCGGCTGAAGAAAGTTCACCAGGAGATTGATCTGCTTATTAAGCAATATAACCCGGATATTATGGGTGTTGAGCAATTATTTATGAATAAGAATGTACGGACGGTCATGGCGGTGGGCCAGGCCCGGGGGGTTATCCTCCTGGCGGCAGCGCAAAATGCCCTGAAACTGGCCGAATACACACCCTTGCAGGTAAAACAGGCTGTTACCGGGTATGGAAAAGCGACTAAGGAACAAGTAATCTATATGACGCAGCGATTGTTGAATTTACCCGGCAAACCGCATCCGGATGATGCTGCCGACGCCCTGGCAGTGGCCATTTGCACGATCCACTGCGGGAATATAAACAGGATGAGGATAACAAATGATAGGTTATGTTAA
- a CDS encoding epoxyqueuosine reductase QueH yields MRMLLHVCCGPCSVFPLQHLQEKYPGGQITGYFYNPNIHPYKEFARRLDTLKNFAGKIGLDNLVIDESYPLEEFLRQALTAAAGRCRYCYDLRLLQTARYAKLHGFDCFSTTLLVSPYQQHELIKAAGESAARTEGIDFCYQDFRPGWQEGVRISRELEMYRQPYCGCVLSERDRYCKPVRGHN; encoded by the coding sequence ATGCGTATGCTGCTGCATGTTTGTTGCGGACCTTGTTCCGTATTTCCCCTACAGCATTTACAGGAAAAATACCCCGGCGGTCAGATAACCGGCTACTTTTACAACCCTAATATTCATCCGTACAAAGAGTTTGCCAGGCGTTTGGACACGCTCAAAAATTTTGCCGGCAAAATAGGTCTCGATAATCTGGTTATTGATGAAAGCTATCCACTGGAAGAGTTTTTGCGGCAGGCGCTGACGGCAGCGGCCGGCCGCTGCCGGTATTGTTATGACCTCAGGCTGCTGCAAACGGCCCGCTATGCCAAACTGCATGGTTTTGACTGTTTCAGCACAACGCTGTTAGTCAGCCCTTACCAACAGCACGAATTAATAAAAGCAGCCGGTGAAAGCGCCGCCAGGACGGAGGGGATTGATTTCTGCTATCAGGATTTTCGCCCCGGCTGGCAGGAGGGCGTCAGAATAAGCCGGGAGCTTGAGATGTACCGCCAGCCCTACTGTGGCTGTGTGTTAAGCGAAAGAGACCGGTATTGCAAACCGGTCAGGGGGCACAACTGA
- a CDS encoding SpoIID/LytB domain-containing protein produces MPKFMLKWIMFVIFLLLPLAGYTHSADTGPEADVAFFEPSLRVGIVINQPSVQISAAANFDLTDSATGKVLFAFRAGDKVTIAAQEKTLSVNGAAVAAKGFGVVVRKNEALEAGEQLAQVNNRRYRGGLSIHRTAGQTGLTVVNTLPVEQYLYGVIKNEISPAWPLEAVKAQAVAARTYALANYNKHKADGFDVCSTTDCQVYGGRESEDPRSLAAVDATRGLVVKHSGKLITAYFHSSSGGYTENSENVWSTPLPYLRGVVGYDQNCPNFTWEKRLTAAEFNQAISKAGYNIGSLQAIELSPLAKPPVVGADRGISGRVKTVRLRGSNGSAEISGTQLRSMLELKSTLFDIRIPAAGAKALLPAVNADKKKRPSSRKKNRQAAPLDPNIRTLSGRPDEAVVITGSGWGHGIGLSQWGAKAMAEQAPPDNTEYFKDILQHYYQGVQVKKAYL; encoded by the coding sequence GTGCCTAAATTTATGTTAAAATGGATAATGTTTGTTATTTTCTTATTGTTGCCCTTAGCCGGTTATACGCACTCAGCCGATACCGGGCCCGAGGCCGACGTAGCGTTTTTTGAGCCAAGCCTGCGGGTGGGAATTGTAATTAATCAGCCCAGTGTCCAGATTTCCGCCGCGGCAAATTTTGACCTGACTGATTCTGCAACAGGGAAAGTATTGTTTGCTTTCCGCGCCGGGGATAAGGTCACTATAGCCGCCCAGGAGAAGACCCTTAGTGTTAACGGGGCGGCGGTCGCGGCCAAGGGCTTCGGGGTTGTTGTCAGGAAAAATGAAGCTTTGGAGGCCGGCGAGCAGCTGGCACAGGTTAATAATCGCCGCTACCGGGGCGGCCTCAGTATTCACCGCACAGCAGGCCAAACGGGGTTGACGGTGGTCAACACGCTGCCGGTGGAGCAATATTTGTACGGGGTTATTAAGAATGAGATCTCGCCCGCATGGCCGCTGGAGGCGGTAAAGGCGCAGGCGGTCGCTGCCCGCACCTATGCCCTGGCTAATTATAATAAGCATAAAGCCGATGGGTTTGATGTATGTTCGACAACTGACTGCCAGGTATACGGGGGCCGGGAAAGTGAAGACCCCCGGTCGCTGGCCGCGGTAGATGCAACCCGCGGCTTGGTAGTGAAACACAGCGGCAAATTAATCACCGCTTATTTTCACAGCAGCTCCGGGGGCTATACCGAAAATAGCGAGAATGTCTGGTCCACACCGTTGCCTTATTTGCGCGGGGTGGTGGGGTACGATCAGAACTGCCCTAACTTTACCTGGGAGAAGCGGCTGACCGCGGCTGAGTTTAATCAGGCAATCAGTAAAGCCGGTTACAACATTGGCAGCTTACAGGCCATCGAACTGTCCCCGCTTGCCAAGCCGCCGGTCGTCGGCGCTGACCGGGGCATATCCGGCCGGGTAAAAACGGTCCGGCTGCGGGGAAGCAACGGCAGTGCAGAAATATCAGGAACACAGTTGAGAAGTATGCTGGAACTGAAAAGTACATTATTTGATATTCGTATACCGGCTGCGGGAGCCAAAGCATTGCTGCCGGCTGTCAACGCCGATAAGAAAAAAAGGCCGTCGTCCCGCAAAAAAAACCGGCAGGCAGCCCCGCTTGATCCTAATATCCGCACATTAAGCGGCAGGCCCGATGAGGCGGTTGTAATTACCGGCTCCGGCTGGGGCCATGGGATTGGCTTGTCCCAATGGGGGGCCAAAGCGATGGCGGAGCAGGCCCCGCCTGACAATACCGAATATTTTAAGGATATATTGCAACACTACTACCAAGGGGTACAAGTCAAAAAAGCCTATTTATAG
- the tgt gene encoding tRNA guanosine(34) transglycosylase Tgt produces the protein MAITYELIKRCPQTGARAGRLYTPHGVFDTPIFMPVGTQATVKAMSPDELKAMGAGIILSNTYHLYLRPGHDLVAEAGGLHKFMQWDRGILTDSGGFQVFSLGPLRKITEEGVTFRSHIDGSKHFLSPEKAVEVQMALGADIIMAFDECVPYPADHAYARQSTERTTRWAERCRQAHTRKDQALFGIVQGGMYKDLRSLSVTDLISLNFPGYAVGGLSVGEPKPLMYEMLEHTVPLLPANKPRYLMGVGTPDCLLEGVMYGIDMFDCVFPTRVARNGTVMTSRGRLVVKNAEFARDFQPLDPDCGCYTCRNFSRAYIRHLLKTEEIFGLRLTTTHNLHFLLNFMQDMRKSILEDRFLAFREEFWSHYRK, from the coding sequence ATGGCTATTACCTATGAATTGATCAAGCGCTGCCCGCAAACGGGGGCTAGGGCAGGCCGGCTTTATACACCGCATGGCGTGTTTGATACGCCTATTTTTATGCCTGTCGGCACCCAGGCCACGGTGAAAGCCATGTCACCTGATGAGCTTAAGGCGATGGGGGCCGGCATAATCCTGAGCAATACCTACCATTTATATTTGCGCCCAGGCCATGACCTGGTTGCCGAAGCCGGGGGCCTGCACAAATTTATGCAGTGGGACCGCGGCATCCTGACTGACAGCGGCGGTTTTCAGGTATTCAGCCTGGGGCCGCTGCGCAAGATAACCGAGGAGGGAGTGACCTTTCGCTCACATATTGACGGGTCTAAGCACTTTCTCTCGCCGGAAAAAGCGGTTGAGGTACAAATGGCGCTCGGCGCTGATATCATCATGGCTTTTGATGAGTGTGTTCCCTATCCGGCTGACCATGCCTATGCCCGGCAGTCTACAGAGCGCACCACACGGTGGGCTGAACGCTGCCGGCAGGCCCATACCCGTAAAGATCAGGCCTTGTTTGGCATTGTTCAGGGCGGGATGTATAAGGACCTCCGGTCATTAAGTGTCACAGACCTTATTTCCCTGAATTTTCCCGGCTATGCGGTTGGTGGCCTTAGTGTCGGCGAACCCAAACCGCTGATGTATGAAATGCTGGAACATACCGTACCTTTGCTGCCGGCAAATAAGCCCCGCTATTTAATGGGGGTAGGTACGCCTGATTGTCTGCTGGAAGGAGTTATGTACGGCATTGATATGTTTGACTGTGTGTTTCCGACCCGGGTGGCGCGCAATGGTACAGTCATGACCAGCCGTGGCCGCCTGGTTGTTAAAAACGCTGAATTTGCCCGGGATTTCCAGCCGCTTGATCCGGACTGCGGCTGCTACACCTGCCGGAACTTTTCCCGGGCTTACATCAGGCATTTATTGAAAACAGAAGAGATTTTCGGCTTGCGGCTGACGACCACGCACAACCTGCATTTCTTATTAAATTTTATGCAGGATATGCGGAAATCGATTCTCGAAGACCGTTTTTTGGCATTCCGGGAAGAGTTTTGGTCCCACTACCGTAAATAA
- a CDS encoding YebC/PmpR family DNA-binding transcriptional regulator — protein sequence MSGHSKWANIKHKKGKMDAVRGKVTTKIGREITIAVRLGGSDPTGNMRLKLALQKAKENNIPKENIQRAIQKGAGALEGSNYEEISYEGYGPGGVAIMVEAMTDNRNRTAADVRHLFAKFGGNLGESGCVAWMFKQKGIFIIEQDGLNEEELMLLALDAGAEDFEAVDSQFEITTAPDDFEKVQAALEENNIKTVVARITMVPETATSLAGDEAAKMMKLLDALEDHDDLQEVYTNFDIPEDMED from the coding sequence ATGTCGGGACATTCAAAATGGGCCAATATAAAACACAAAAAAGGCAAAATGGATGCCGTTCGCGGCAAGGTTACTACCAAGATTGGCCGTGAAATTACGATTGCCGTAAGACTGGGCGGCTCTGACCCTACAGGTAACATGCGTTTAAAACTGGCGCTGCAAAAAGCAAAAGAAAACAATATTCCGAAAGAGAATATTCAACGGGCAATTCAAAAAGGCGCGGGAGCCCTTGAAGGCAGTAATTATGAAGAAATAAGCTATGAAGGCTATGGACCCGGCGGGGTTGCTATCATGGTTGAGGCCATGACTGACAATCGTAACCGGACGGCTGCCGATGTAAGACATCTGTTTGCGAAATTTGGCGGTAATCTTGGTGAGTCCGGGTGCGTTGCCTGGATGTTTAAACAAAAGGGGATATTTATTATTGAGCAGGACGGGCTTAATGAAGAAGAGTTGATGCTCCTGGCGCTGGATGCAGGGGCCGAGGATTTTGAGGCGGTTGACAGTCAGTTTGAAATAACGACAGCCCCTGATGATTTTGAAAAGGTGCAGGCAGCGTTAGAAGAAAATAATATAAAAACAGTGGTTGCCCGCATCACCATGGTGCCGGAAACGGCAACCAGTCTGGCCGGCGATGAGGCGGCAAAGATGATGAAGCTTCTGGATGCCCTTGAAGATCATGATGATCTTCAGGAAGTATATACCAACTTTGATATTCCTGAAGATATGGAAGATTAA
- a CDS encoding BofC C-terminal domain-containing protein has product MSFKNLFDKISALRPAKWLSKPVCLRPVVIGGLILLLSGIGYYVFQVNDGGSLLVPPPESEVVKQDGKIKISAATDIIQKITYTKCNDQEIFKTKPPDNLVGLNFNQVQRIYNGWSIEKFDTKEIEMSLKVDSLCREHANNMFIGIKDDKVTVFYGVPGPKAIVKEMTKIPVTALMPQDVQELRQGLVVQSKEELLKTLEGMQAR; this is encoded by the coding sequence ATGTCGTTTAAAAATTTATTTGACAAAATTTCCGCGCTTCGCCCTGCCAAGTGGCTTAGCAAACCGGTATGTCTCCGGCCGGTTGTGATTGGCGGCCTAATTTTATTATTATCTGGCATCGGTTATTATGTGTTCCAGGTAAATGATGGCGGCAGCCTGCTGGTTCCGCCCCCAGAGAGTGAAGTTGTAAAACAGGATGGAAAAATTAAAATTTCCGCTGCTACAGATATAATCCAAAAAATCACGTATACAAAATGCAATGACCAGGAAATCTTTAAAACGAAGCCGCCTGACAATTTAGTGGGTCTTAATTTCAACCAGGTGCAAAGAATCTATAATGGCTGGTCAATTGAGAAGTTTGATACCAAAGAGATTGAAATGTCGCTGAAGGTGGATAGCCTGTGCCGCGAACATGCCAATAATATGTTTATTGGCATCAAGGACGACAAAGTAACGGTTTTCTACGGTGTACCCGGTCCTAAAGCCATTGTTAAGGAAATGACTAAAATACCGGTTACGGCACTAATGCCGCAGGATGTCCAGGAATTACGGCAGGGCCTGGTGGTACAGTCCAAAGAGGAGTTATTAAAAACATTAGAAGGAATGCAGGCCCGATAA
- the ruvA gene encoding Holliday junction branch migration protein RuvA, producing the protein MIGYVKGIVTHLFADYCFVDVQGIGYRLFIPHSTRQKLVTGQPATLFTYLNVREDALTLHGFYTQAEYELFLHLISVSGIGPKVAAGVLSAITPPNFQAAISANNAAILTKLPGIGKKTAERIILELKDKMGIGAEFNAGSPGQQTTDPALQGDILQETVQALAALGYSQAETIPVIKKVYEREVSTQAELSLEHLLRLTLKEFGRR; encoded by the coding sequence ATGATAGGTTATGTTAAAGGCATAGTTACTCATTTATTTGCCGATTATTGTTTTGTTGATGTCCAGGGGATTGGCTACCGGCTGTTTATTCCCCATTCAACCAGGCAAAAGCTGGTAACCGGCCAGCCGGCTACCTTATTTACTTATCTGAACGTACGGGAGGATGCATTAACCTTACATGGCTTTTACACGCAGGCAGAATATGAGCTATTCCTGCACCTGATTTCGGTATCCGGGATTGGACCCAAGGTGGCTGCCGGTGTTTTATCAGCGATTACACCGCCTAATTTCCAGGCTGCCATTAGTGCCAATAATGCGGCCATACTGACAAAATTACCTGGTATCGGTAAAAAGACGGCGGAACGGATCATCCTGGAATTAAAAGATAAAATGGGTATTGGTGCTGAGTTTAATGCCGGTTCTCCCGGGCAACAAACCACTGATCCGGCCCTGCAGGGGGATATCCTGCAGGAGACTGTCCAGGCACTGGCGGCCCTGGGCTACAGCCAGGCCGAAACAATCCCGGTTATTAAAAAGGTGTATGAACGGGAAGTAAGCACCCAGGCAGAGTTGTCGCTGGAGCATTTGCTCAGGCTTACATTAAAGGAATTTGGCCGGAGGTAA